One Anopheles marshallii chromosome 3, idAnoMarsDA_429_01, whole genome shotgun sequence genomic region harbors:
- the LOC128713505 gene encoding protein KTI12 homolog has protein sequence MPLIVITGLPRSGKTTRAKELDKYFTENGKGPVHIVSEADCIVRSGYGVKESFIDTTKEKQIRASLKSEAMKLLTKSSLVIMDGTNYIKGYRYEVFCMSKNARTTQCTVHCAMTVEQREARRNEIVQNSATGGSDLDADTFDALCQRYEEPQDSSRWDRPLFTVYGEEELNLSQINSALYDQAPLPPNLATQNMPLSATNFLFELDKTTQTIIDQIASARKIGLDGPVEIPQAGMRAEVPANMSVAQLNRHRRQFLNYVKLHTNVSSDISKIPAIFVQFLNTNTNGA, from the exons ATGCCTCTTATTGTCATCACCGGTTTACCGCGCAGTGGGAAAACAACCCGTGCAAAAGAGTTGGACAAATATTTTACCGAAAACGGTAAAGGGCCCGTCCACATTGTGTCTGAGGCGGACTGTATTGTACGGTCCGGGTACGGTGTAAAGGAAAGCTTTATCGATACGaccaaggaaaaacaaatccgAGCCAGCCTGAAGTCGGAAGCTATGAAACTACTAACCAAATCATCGCTGGTCATTATGGATGGCACAAATTATATTAAAGGATATCGGTACGAAGTTTTCTGCATGAGCAAAAACGCTCGTACGACGCAATGTACGGTACATTGTGCCATGACTGTTGAGCAGCGGGAGGCCCgaagaaatgaaattgttCAGAATTCTGCTACCGGTGGGAGTGATCTAGATGCCGACACGTTCGATGCTCTTTGTCAACGGTACGAGGAACCGCAAGACAGCAGCCGTTGGGATCGTCCCCTGTTCACGGTGTATGGCGAGGAAGAGCTCAACCTTTCCCAGATCAACAGCGCTTTATACGACCAGGCACCGTTGCCACCGAATTTAGCTACACAAAAT aTGCCACTAAGTGCAACGAACTTTCTGTTCGAACTGGATAAAACGACGCAGACAATCATCGATCAGATTGCTTCCGCTAGGAAAATCGGCCTCGACGGACCGGTAGAAATTCCTCAGGCAGGAATGCGTGCGGAAGTGCCAGCGAATATGAGCGTAGCGCAATTAAATCGACATCGGAGACAGTTTTTGAATTACGTTAAATTGCATACGAACGTTAGCTCAGACATTAGCAAAATACCAGcaatttttgtacaatttctcAATACCAATACAAATGGCGCTTAA
- the LOC128711620 gene encoding major facilitator superfamily domain-containing protein 6 isoform X2, with translation MVQLEINKKLLPMKAHYFLFNAGTAPVVPFMPTLVRQLGFSTVIVGTIYTVLPIVGMLVKPLFGIIADRFQRQKLLFLIFQILTAVPFFLIMFIPAIPQDSTVTFHCHNGAADLKYCPENGTTIDSCLVESITTNENNGSLLCDMECRTEPWMWDTVCKYWNVSKYCDEKNIPTDRILRLTGVVPNNHINLVDECLFFMLREGKIDDNRVPLYCPSNMTDFRTSCQVQCNNEQVMGAISHSKIADSEVTGLYQFWLLFLFLIFSWAGMAVVVSVGDAICFEMLGDKPHLYGNQRLWGSIGWGTVSLFAGFLVDTLSEGKLTKDYTIVFYMTVVLIGFDMLCSSKLQHTQTRLSTNILKDVGKIFVNFRIVVFFCWCVLIGFGTALIWNFLFWHLEDLASAQEGCGHSTWIKTLEGIIMSIQTFGGELPFFFLSGWILKKIGHIHAMSLVLLGFGVRFLLYSLLTDPWWVIPIEFMNGITFGLFYATMASYASIVAPPGTEATMQGLVGAVFEGVGVSLGSLLAGNLFERIGGSSTFRAFGIAALVLFVLHVAVQKLTDRFGSQETRPGYAPPKEALENLEDDQPIVAGGSYQK, from the exons ATGGTGCAGCTCGAGATTAACAAGAAACTGTTGCCGATGAAGGCGCACTACTTCCTCTTCAATGCAG GAACGGCTCCGGTAGTACCTTTTATGCCGACACTCGTACGGCAACTTGGCTTCTCGACGGTGATTGTCGGAACGATCTACACGGTGCTGCCGATCGTGGGCATGCTGGTGAAGCCACTGTTCGGCATCATTGCCGATCGGTTTCAGCGTCAGAAGCTACTGTTCCTGATATTTCAG ATTCTTACAGCCGTTCCGTTCTTTCTGATCATGTTCATACCGGCCATCCCTCAGGACTCGACCGTAACATTCCATTGCCACAACGGAGCAGCAGATCTGAAATACTGTCCAGAAAATGGTACCACTATCGACTCCTGCCTGGTGGAAAGCATCACCACCAATGAGAACAACGGTTCACTACTCTGCGACATGGAATGTCGCACGGAACCGTGGATGTGGGACACAGTGTGCAAGTACTGGAATGTGTCGAAGTACTGCGACGAGAAGAACATTCCCACCGACCGTATCCTAAGACTGACGGGTGTTGTACCCAACAACCACATTAATCTGGTCGACGAGTGTCTGTTCTTTATGTTGCGCGAAGGCAAAATCGATGACAATCGGGTTCCGCTCTACTGCCCATCCAACATGACTGACTTCCGGACCAGCTGCCAGGTGCAGTGCAACAACGAGCAGGTGATGGGCGCCATCTCGCATTCGAAAATTGCGGACAGCGAAGTGACAGGACTCTACCAGTTCTGGTTACTGTTCCTGTTTCTGATCTTCAGCTGGGCCGGTATGGCTGTCGTCGTGAGCGTGGGCGATGCGATCTGCTTCGAGATGCTTGGCGATAAGCCCCATCTGTACGGCAACCAGCGACTGTGGGGTTCGATCGGTTGGGGTACAGTTTCACTGTTTGCCGGCTTTCTTGTAGACACACTGTCGGAGGGTAAACTGACGAAGGATTATACGATCGTGTTTTACATGACCGTCGTACTAATCGGTTTCGATATGCTATGCTCCTCTAAACTACAG CACACTCAAACACGTCTTTCAACTAACATCCTGAAGGACGttggtaaaatatttgtcaatttCCGCATTGTGGTATTCTTCTGCTGGTGTGTGTTGATCGGTTTTGGAACGGCATTAATCTGGAACTTTTTGTTCTGGCATTTGGAAGATCTTGCAAGCGCACAAGAAGG ATGTGGTCATTCGACGTGGATTAAAACCTTGGAAGGTATCATCATGTCGATTCAAACGTTCGGCGGTGAACTGCCGTTCTTTTTCCTGTCCGGCTGGATTCTGAAAAAGATTGGCCACATCCATGCAATGAGCTTGGTACTGTTAGGATTCGGTGTACGTTTTTTGCTTTACTCGCTGCTTACCGATCCCTGGTGGGTAATACCGATCGAATTTATGAACGGTATCACCTTCGGACTGTTCTATGCAACGATGGCATCCTATGCAAGTATCGTTGCACCACCCGGAACAGAGGCCACAATGCAG GGACTTGTTGGTGCCGTTTTCGAAGGAGTCGGTGTATCACTGGGCAGCTTGTTGGCCGGTAACCTATTCGAACGCATCGGTGGTAGCTCCACGTTTCGTGCTTTTGGTATAGCGGCACTGGTACTGTTCGTGCTCCACGTTGCCGTACAAAAACTAACCGATCGCTTCGGCAGCCAGg AAACTCGTCCCGGATACGCACCACCCAAGGAGGCATTGGAAAATTTGGAGGACGATCAACCGATTGTCGCCGGAGGCAGCTATCAGAAGTAG
- the LOC128713402 gene encoding N-alpha-acetyltransferase 60, producing the protein MAQSFTWFPVNHLGSTKSNERLQNSYEYPSVPLCSANDVQLRFLCPDDLEEVRTLCQDWFPIDYPLSWYVDITSSTRFFALAAIYNFSIIGLIVAEIKSYGKLNKECALFRPQDRGILPESMGRDAEIGYILSLGVHRKYRQNGIGSLLLDSLINHLTTAERHKVKAIFLHVLTTNRTAILFYERRGFVLHSFLPYYYSIRGKCKDGFTYVSYINGGHSPWSLYDYLKYWCSQILTAGGLCPWICGRMRTAFRWVCYRTVGRFHLQQDE; encoded by the exons ATGGCTCAATCATTTACCTG GTTTCCAGTGAACCACCTTGGCAGCACAAAaagcaacgagcgtcttcaAAACTCGTACGAATATCCGTCGGTACCACTGTGTTCAGCGAACGATGTTCAGCTTCGGTTTCTCTGCCCGGACGATCTCGAGGAGGTACGGACTTTGTGCCAGGATTGGTTCCCGATCGATTATCCTCTCTCATGGTACGTGGACATTACGTCCAGTACGCGCTTTTTCGCGCTGGCAGCAATCTACAACTTCAGCATCATCGGTCTCATAGTGGCAGAGATCAAATCGTACGGCAAGCTTAACAAAGAG TGCGCTTTATTCCGTCCACAGGATCGAGGAATTCTGCCGGAATCGATGGGTCGAGATGCAGAGATTGGGTACATCCTTTCCCTGGGTGTGCATCGAAAGTACCGCCAAAACGGTATTGGTTCGCTATTGCTTGACTCACTCATCAACCACCTAACAACTGCCGAGCGACACAAGGTGAAGGCAATATTTCTCCACGTCCTAACCACGAATCGTACCGCCATACTTTTCTATGAACGAAGAGG GTTTGTTCTTCATTCCTTTTTGCCTTACTATTACTCGATTCGAGGCAAATGTAAAGATGGTTTCACCTACGTGTCCTACATCAATGGAGGCCATTCACCCTGGAGTTTATA CGATTATTTGAAGTACTGGTGCTCGCAGATTCTAACTGCCGGTGGACTTTGCCCATGGATCTGCGGTCGTATGCGGACGGCGTTTCGGTGGGTGTGCTATCGTACGGTCGGAAGATTTCACCTTCAGCAGGACGAATAG
- the LOC128713506 gene encoding biogenesis of lysosome-related organelles complex 1 subunit 6, whose amino-acid sequence MSEETSDSESQDIQEHNETVRALSGGLLQIYEPKLKEVKESLKELINKQNDLQIAMTSEKNAFSSRQIQEVNDMVLKTKAYKEKVSRIKMQMHQIHQRTKNLRAKALEIQELKVNQCATKLQQLHYEESLVANSKRTPRKS is encoded by the exons ATGTCTGAGGAAAC CTCCGATAGCGAAAGTCAGGACATCCAGGAGCACAACGAAACGGTCAGAGCACTATCGGGTGGATTGCTGCAGATCTATGAGCCTAAGCTGAAGGAAGTTAAGGAAAGTTTGAAGGAACTAAT aaacaaacagaatGATCTGCAAATTGCGATGACCAGTGAAAAGAACGCGTTCTCCAGTCGGCAGATACAGGAAGTGAACGATATG GTGCTGAAGACCAAAGCATACAAAGAGAAGGTTTCAcgcataaaaatgcaaatgcaccAAATCCATCAACGGACAAAGAATCTCAGG GCAAAAGCGTTGGAAATCCAGGAACTGAAAGTGAACCAATGTGCAACGAAGTTACAACAATTGCATTATGAAGAATCGCTGGTGGCAAATAGTAAAAGAACTCCACGAAAGTCGTAA
- the LOC128712672 gene encoding exosome complex exonuclease RRP44, with translation MLTNKVFMKKTKRGNILKIVREHYLRDDIWCGSAACHKCPLEENAVLLDKVPKSVSERYPFPHYLLLDTNIILYQMDLLEESAIQNVIILNTVMDEVKHRSAVIYKRLRAILSNPERRFYTFVNEHHKDTYVERMPGESANDRNDRMIRTATEWYEEHLRQRKGKDTCVRIVLLSDDADNRAKAIELGLNTCSAVEYMEAAKENYAHLLDKIAQRDIVCASKDPLFPSHLTVMQIHEGIKNGKLMQGGFLASRENYLEGYVRVEGIEKAVLIQGRMNLNRAVDGDLVAIEMLPESEWKAPSDVVLVDEQNDPGDMVEPDPTFSVKPTAEREPTAKVVGIIKRKWRQYCGILIPSHIQGSTRHIFVPAERKIPRIRIETRQAATLLSQRIIVAIDQWPRHSRYPQGHFVRALGPIGSKETENEVILLEHDVPHNRFSEDVLACLPQMPWVITSEDLKRRVDLRGITICSVDPPGCTDIDDALHARRLPNGNIEVGVHIADVSHFIRPDTAIDREAASRATTVYLVDKRIDMVPELLSSNLCSLRGGEERFAFSCIWELDDEANIKQTKCHKSVIKSKNALTYEEAQIIIDDSKQTNEVATSLRMLNRLAKILKKRRTEKGALVLASPEIRFHVDSETHDPIDVKAKQLLETNSMVEEFMLLANVSVAEKIEQEFPECAMLRRHPCPPQSNYEPLVKAAQHQGFEIVTTSGKELASSLDNAVNPENPYFNTMLRILATRCMMQAVYFISGTLQRDEFFHYGLAAPIYTHFTSPIRRYADIIVHRLLAACIGADSTYPELLDKKINSNLCNNLNYRNRMAQYAGRASVALHTHLFFRKRSEDEQAYILFVRKNALQILVPKYGFEGTIYVTGRNNEEIKTGVRFVYDEEKQTQRCGNIVFKAFDPVVVRLSLDSTNVQHEKLVFELVEPYIEGFSVKPDGSVADIEAPKRKSDQTPEKSKKSKKGHVKRTLM, from the coding sequence ATGTTGACAAACAAAGTGTTCATGAAGAAAACCAAACGCGGCAATATTCTGAAAATTGTTCGCGAACACTACTTGCGGGATGACATCTGGTGCGGTTCGGCAGCCTGCCATAAGTGCCCTCTGGAAGAGAATGCAGTACTGCTGGATAAAGTTCCGAAATCCGTTAGCGAGCGTTATCCCTTCCCGCACTATCTGCTACTGGATACGAATATCATACTCTATCAGATGGATCTGTTAGAGGAGAGCGCAATCCAGAACGTGATCATCCTCAACACGGTGATGGATGAGGTGAAGCATCGGAGTGCAGTAATATATAAACGTTTGCGAGCGATACTGTCCAATCCAGAGCGAAGGTTCTACACCTTCGTCAATGAACACCACAAGGATACGTACGTGGAGCGAATGCCCGGCGAATCGGCGAACGACCGGAACGACCGTATGATCCGGACGGCGACGGAATGGTACGAGGAACATCTCCGTCAGAGAAAGGGGAAAGATACATGCGTACGCATCGTATTGCTCTCGGACGATGCCGATAATCGGGCTAAAGCCATCGAGCTCGGTCTGAACACGTGTTCCGCGGTGGAATACATGGAAGCTGCAAAGGAGAATTACGCGCATCTGCTGGATAAGATTGCTCAGCGTGACATAGTGTGCGCCTCAAAGGATCCACTATTCCCATCGCATCTGACCGTAATGCAGATACACGAAGGCATCAAGAATGGAAAGTTGATGCAGGGTGGGTTTTTGGCTTCGCGAGAAAATTACCTCGAGGGGTATGTGCGGGTCGAAGGCATTGAGAAAGCGGTCCTCATTCAGGGACGTATGAATCTGAACCGTGCCGTCGATGGAGATTTAGTGGCGATCGAAATGCTGCCCGAGAGCGAATGGAAAGCCCCGAGCGATGTGGTGCTGGTGGATGAACAGAACGACCCGGGCGATATGGTAGAACCGGATCCAACATTCAGCGTAAAGCCAACGGCAGAACGTGAACCAACAGCAAAAGTGGTTGGCATTATTAAAAGGAAATGGCGCCAGTACTGTGGGATTCTAATACCCAGCCACATCCAGGGTTCAACTCGTCACATTTTTGTGCCGGCAGAACGCAAAATTCCGCGCATTCGAATCGAAACGCGGCAAGCCGCGACCCTCCTATCCCAACGTATTATTGTAGCGATAGACCAGTGGCCACGCCATTCGCGCTACCCGCAGGGTCATTTCGTGCGTGCGCTCGGACCGATCGGTTCAAAGGAAACGGAGAATGAAGTTATTCTGCTAGAGCATGACGTGCCGCACAATCGTTTCTCAGAGGACGTACTAGCCTGTCTGCCGCAGATGCCATGGGTAATCACAAGCGAAGATTTAAAGCGCCGAGTAGACTTGCGCGGTATTACCATCTGCTCAGTAGATCCGCCCGGATGTACGGACATTGATGATGCTCTGCACGCTCGCCGTTTACCTAACGGGAACATTGAAGTAGGCGTTCACATTGCAGACGTAAGTCATTTCATTCGACCGGACACTGCGATTGATCGGGAAGCTGCCAGTCGCGCCACAACCGTTTATTTGGTCGATAAGCGTATCGACATGGTACCGGAGCTTCTCAGTTCCAATCTTTGTTCGTTGCGCGGTGGCGAAGAACGATTCGCATTTTCCTGTATCTGGGAGTTGGACGATGAGGCAAACATAAAGCAGACGAAGTGCCACAAAAGTGTGATCAAGTCGAAAAATGCACTCACCTACGAAGAGGCACAAATTATCATCGATGACTCAAAGCAAACGAATGAGGTGGCCACTTCGTTGCGAATGCTGAACAGGCTCGCTAAAATCTTGAAAAAACGGCGCACGGAGAAAGGGGCCTTGGTGTTGGCTTCGCCTGAAATTCGTTTCCACGTGGATAGCGAGACACACGATCCTATCGACGTGAAGGCGAAGCAACTGCTAGAAACTAACTCGATGGTGGAGGAATTCATGTTGCTCGCGAACGTTTCGGTTGCGGAGAAGATCGAACAAGAGTTTCCCGAGTGTGCGATGTTGCGTCGCCATCCATGTCCTCCCCAGTCAAACTACGAGCCACTGGTGAAGGCTGCACAACATCAGGGCTTCGAGATTGTAACAACAAGCGGAAAGGAACTAGCATCCAGCTTAGACAATGCAGTAAACCCGGAAAATCCATACTTCAACACGATGCTGCGCATACTGGCCACGCGATGTATGATGCAAGCCGTCTATTTCATCAGTGGCACTCTGCAGCGGGATGAATTTTTCCATTACGGTTTGGCCGCTCCGATTTACACTCACTTCACGTCTCCGATTCGTCGTTATGCTGACATCATTGTGCACCGTTTGCTGGCCGCTTGTATCGGGGCAGATTCTACCTATCCGGAGCTGCTTGACAAAAAGATTAACTCTAACCTGTGTAACAACCTCAACTACCGTAACCGAATGGCACAGTACGCTGGTAGGGCGTCCGTTGCTTTGCACACGCATCTGTTCTTCCGCAAGCGATCGGAGGATGAGCAAGCGTACATCTTATTCGTTCGCAAGAACGCCCTCCAGATACTGGTGCCAAAGTATGGATTTGAGGGAACGATTTATGTGACAGGGCGTAATAACGAAGAAATCAAAACGGGCGTCCGGTTCGTGTACGACGAGGAGAAACAGACGCAGCGTTGCGGAAATATTGTGTTCAAAGCGTTCGATCCCGTCGTCGTACGGTTGAGCCTGGATTCGACGAATGTACAGCACGAGAAGCTTGTTTTTGAACTGGTGGAACCATACATTGAAGGATTTAGCGTGAAGCCGGATGGCAGCGTGGCGGATATTGAAGCACCGAAACGGAAAAGCGACCAGACCCCTGAGAAatcgaagaaaagcaaaaaaggacaTGTGAAACGAACGCTCATGTAA
- the LOC128711620 gene encoding major facilitator superfamily domain-containing protein 6 isoform X1 codes for MVQLEINKKLLPMKAHYFLFNAGTAPVVPFMPTLVRQLGFSTVIVGTIYTVLPIVGMLVKPLFGIIADRFQRQKLLFLIFQILTAVPFFLIMFIPAIPQDSTVTFHCHNGAADLKYCPENGTTIDSCLVESITTNENNGSLLCDMECRTEPWMWDTVCKYWNVSKYCDEKNIPTDRILRLTGVVPNNHINLVDECLFFMLREGKIDDNRVPLYCPSNMTDFRTSCQVQCNNEQVMGAISHSKIADSEVTGLYQFWLLFLFLIFSWAGMAVVVSVGDAICFEMLGDKPHLYGNQRLWGSIGWGTVSLFAGFLVDTLSEGKLTKDYTIVFYMTVVLIGFDMLCSSKLQHTQTRLSTNILKDVGKIFVNFRIVVFFCWCVLIGFGTALIWNFLFWHLEDLASAQEGCGHSTWIKTLEGIIMSIQTFGGELPFFFLSGWILKKIGHIHAMSLVLLGFGVRFLLYSLLTDPWWVIPIEFMNGITFGLFYATMASYASIVAPPGTEATMQGLVGAVFEGVGVSLGSLLAGNLFERIGGSSTFRAFGIAALVLFVLHVAVQKLTDRFGSQGKQQQKEDSLTGVKLKENGTHGSGLGGDGISNGHLAKTNSILSESTVQEELHDGEEKANDDSHVDSKTASNGNVAHHVPKACSEKTSNGKPIAAPDGQLYDVPLN; via the exons ATGGTGCAGCTCGAGATTAACAAGAAACTGTTGCCGATGAAGGCGCACTACTTCCTCTTCAATGCAG GAACGGCTCCGGTAGTACCTTTTATGCCGACACTCGTACGGCAACTTGGCTTCTCGACGGTGATTGTCGGAACGATCTACACGGTGCTGCCGATCGTGGGCATGCTGGTGAAGCCACTGTTCGGCATCATTGCCGATCGGTTTCAGCGTCAGAAGCTACTGTTCCTGATATTTCAG ATTCTTACAGCCGTTCCGTTCTTTCTGATCATGTTCATACCGGCCATCCCTCAGGACTCGACCGTAACATTCCATTGCCACAACGGAGCAGCAGATCTGAAATACTGTCCAGAAAATGGTACCACTATCGACTCCTGCCTGGTGGAAAGCATCACCACCAATGAGAACAACGGTTCACTACTCTGCGACATGGAATGTCGCACGGAACCGTGGATGTGGGACACAGTGTGCAAGTACTGGAATGTGTCGAAGTACTGCGACGAGAAGAACATTCCCACCGACCGTATCCTAAGACTGACGGGTGTTGTACCCAACAACCACATTAATCTGGTCGACGAGTGTCTGTTCTTTATGTTGCGCGAAGGCAAAATCGATGACAATCGGGTTCCGCTCTACTGCCCATCCAACATGACTGACTTCCGGACCAGCTGCCAGGTGCAGTGCAACAACGAGCAGGTGATGGGCGCCATCTCGCATTCGAAAATTGCGGACAGCGAAGTGACAGGACTCTACCAGTTCTGGTTACTGTTCCTGTTTCTGATCTTCAGCTGGGCCGGTATGGCTGTCGTCGTGAGCGTGGGCGATGCGATCTGCTTCGAGATGCTTGGCGATAAGCCCCATCTGTACGGCAACCAGCGACTGTGGGGTTCGATCGGTTGGGGTACAGTTTCACTGTTTGCCGGCTTTCTTGTAGACACACTGTCGGAGGGTAAACTGACGAAGGATTATACGATCGTGTTTTACATGACCGTCGTACTAATCGGTTTCGATATGCTATGCTCCTCTAAACTACAG CACACTCAAACACGTCTTTCAACTAACATCCTGAAGGACGttggtaaaatatttgtcaatttCCGCATTGTGGTATTCTTCTGCTGGTGTGTGTTGATCGGTTTTGGAACGGCATTAATCTGGAACTTTTTGTTCTGGCATTTGGAAGATCTTGCAAGCGCACAAGAAGG ATGTGGTCATTCGACGTGGATTAAAACCTTGGAAGGTATCATCATGTCGATTCAAACGTTCGGCGGTGAACTGCCGTTCTTTTTCCTGTCCGGCTGGATTCTGAAAAAGATTGGCCACATCCATGCAATGAGCTTGGTACTGTTAGGATTCGGTGTACGTTTTTTGCTTTACTCGCTGCTTACCGATCCCTGGTGGGTAATACCGATCGAATTTATGAACGGTATCACCTTCGGACTGTTCTATGCAACGATGGCATCCTATGCAAGTATCGTTGCACCACCCGGAACAGAGGCCACAATGCAG GGACTTGTTGGTGCCGTTTTCGAAGGAGTCGGTGTATCACTGGGCAGCTTGTTGGCCGGTAACCTATTCGAACGCATCGGTGGTAGCTCCACGTTTCGTGCTTTTGGTATAGCGGCACTGGTACTGTTCGTGCTCCACGTTGCCGTACAAAAACTAACCGATCGCTTCGGCAGCCAGggtaagcaacaacaaaaagaggATAGCTTAACGGGCGTTAAGCTAAAGGAAAATGGGACGCATGGGTCGGGTTTAGGCGGGGATGGTATCTCAAATGGACATCTGGCCAAAACTAACTCCATCCTGTCGGAATCGACCGTTCAGGAGGAGTTGCACGATGGTGAGGAAAAAGCTAATGATGATAGCCACGTAGATTCAAAGACTGCCTCGAATGGAAACGTTGCCCATCACGTGCCCAAGGCGTGTTCGGAAAAGACGTCAAATGGCAAACCGATTGCGGCTCCCGACGGGCAACTGTACGATGTGCCATTAAactaa